Genomic segment of Myxococcus stipitatus:
AAGCGGGCGAGCGACTCGGCGCGGAGGTGCTTCGCCGCGTCGCTCGCGGTGTAGCGGGCGAAGTCCGCTTCGCTCGACAGCTCGAAGTGGCACACGTAGCGGGCCCAGCCATCCGGCGCCCGCTCCGTGTCCTTCCACTTGCGGCAGCCCAGGAAGCCCGGCTCGCGCAGCACCTCCGGCACGTGGGTGTCCTCGTGCCAGTGATTCCACGCGGCCTCCGCGCCGGGCTCCACCTCGATGACGACGACGTAGAGCGCCGTCGTCACGGCAGCCACGAGCCCCAGCCCGTCAGCTTCGAGCCGCCCATCGACTCGCGTTTGCCTTTGGGCGTGACGCGGTAGAGGAAGTCGGAGAGCGTGGAGAAGCGCGCCTCCTGGCTGAGCCCGTCCGCGGACTTGTCCCACGGGTTGGCGAGGAACGTCCGGGTGCCCACCTGCTTGACGCCCTCCGCGCCTTCGCGCGAGTCCACCTGGAGCACGGAGAGCTGCTTGGCGCCCGCCGCCAGCGACTCCCGCGTGGGGGGCGCCGCGTTGGGAATGGCCGGCGGCCACTGCTTGGGGTCCAATCCCTCCCAGACGAAGGACAGCAGGACTTCCTCCAGGGGGACACCACTCGCCTGCGAGAAGTCCTGGCACGGAGGGGCATTCTTGTCACTCGCGGACAAGGTCGTCTCCTGGCGCAGCACGAAGCCCCGCTCCGCGCCCAGGCACGTGCGCAGCACGGACTTCGTTCCGTCGGTTTCAATCTCCCGGTCGAAGTACGTCCCGGGGCCCAGGGGCCACTCCATGCCCGGGGCCTTGCCGCTGCCTCCCGCGCCCTGGCGGAACTCGGTCAGCGTGAGCTGGTAGCTGCCCGCGCCGCCGAAGCCAGACAGGGTGGTGCTCGCGTCGAGCAAGCCATTGGTCAGGTACAGCGGGCCCGGGTCCAGCGCGTACAGCCGGTTCTCCAGCGGGCCGTCCACGGGGCGATTGTCGCGCAGGTAACGCTTGGCCTCCCAGGTGCGGCCGGCGGC
This window contains:
- a CDS encoding DUF4286 family protein, coding for MAAVTTALYVVVIEVEPGAEAAWNHWHEDTHVPEVLREPGFLGCRKWKDTERAPDGWARYVCHFELSSEADFARYTASDAAKHLRAESLARFGTVTRYARQVLTEVKRF
- a CDS encoding DUF6068 family protein, with protein sequence MLRKPTASFLSRSTLVCAALLLGAGCESTKPRAVSPSDGVPVAQGNPAEEPPPGTPPTEATAPTSPTPSTPQKGHSSWQNARVGDRVVYAFSASRGGGRGNAETSAAAGMLTVEVSAVEGPWVWLTLAFTSDSGQPLELPRLANKLTVPVRTDTTRTLEAPREGTQTTEQPTAAGRTWEAKRYLRDNRPVDGPLENRLYALDPGPLYLTNGLLDASTTLSGFGGAGSYQLTLTEFRQGAGGSGKAPGMEWPLGPGTYFDREIETDGTKSVLRTCLGAERGFVLRQETTLSASDKNAPPCQDFSQASGVPLEEVLLSFVWEGLDPKQWPPAIPNAAPPTRESLAAGAKQLSVLQVDSREGAEGVKQVGTRTFLANPWDKSADGLSQEARFSTLSDFLYRVTPKGKRESMGGSKLTGWGSWLP